Proteins encoded by one window of Candidatus Mesenet endosymbiont of Phosphuga atrata:
- a CDS encoding ankyrin repeat domain-containing protein, which yields MADDKTDIIIPQEINEGYKYAKRIIEDNHYSINWSQVLEVLNEHIKQNSSEAPLATERYIDYLMYAACFHNDLDLVAWFINNGANVNFQEPESGNTLLHLAALNGSMKLIELLIVNGARLDHDLYDIKANSQGNTYIHLAAKRGNDQLISYVINKITFDSVGLDNLNDLLNYKNKKGNTALYLATKNGRVKCVELMLGMYYWREKESFVHRYFSMAHGLSLFLFFMAIAMASKVLYDNNYENIEATVAITLLCLVMACISCFTYCRITCQKEDDDYSLLTKDNEMVLHLAIENIQRENDQDQYYQCAQLLIEAMPNSQVNIQNKEENTALHLAAKKGLIKTVKLLLEKKANAEIMTNSKKTALHLAIENSHYDCALLLAEDINVTKRSWRLKLHKFSITIKNKYDYYIKSYIVCLKEKVQEKAQESFQVKKSWEEEVLLLAIERQSKGNSDNERWVLKRELIGQLLEMIDGSKIDKVHNHVKDYSQRRDVHDGDFVLKKFNNFFRKNEKYRDKNCSKLKKQESWNKDYALYCSNFSLAILAVFFLVERSFNFSENDIFISIQDVGTIISKIIAIISFFLAVKLYFIHKELDNLSDYQDKIKEINNLLIKKKEANTNSHIKVQDSNPYKPDHSNRCQNSNQLVLYSDAEEVCSAQQQRKNSYTFSKSELSARRPRRVVSDCQSELTPLLPLPLPVKTYRSFPNKLDKLKQAYQSIKQPFILDIKSIKELKYKKTLNRELIKNPSFNKSTERETFL from the coding sequence ATGGCTGACGATAAAACAGATATAATAATCCCACAAGAGATCAATGAAGGCTATAAGTACGCAAAACGTATTATAGAGGACAACCACTATTCAATAAATTGGAGCCAAGTATTAGAAGTGCTTAATGAGCATATTAAACAAAACTCTTCAGAAGCACCCCTAGCCACAGAAAGGTATATAGATTATTTAATGTATGCTGCTTGTTTTCATAATGATCTCGATTTAGTTGCATGGTTCATTAACAATGGTGCTAACGTTAATTTTCAGGAGCCTGAATCAGGAAATACACTACTACATCTGGCCGCACTTAATGGTAGTATGAAATTGATTGAATTATTAATAGTGAATGGAGCACGCTTAGATCACGATTTATATGATATTAAAGCTAATTCTCAAGGTAACACCTATATACATTTAGCTGCTAAAAGAGGGAATGATCAGCTCATATCTTATGTTATAAACAAAATTACATTTGATTCAGTAGGGTTAGATAATCTTAACGATCTTTTAAATTATAAAAATAAAAAAGGAAATACAGCATTATACTTAGCTACTAAAAATGGTCGTGTGAAATGTGTAGAGCTAATGTTGGGTATGTATTATTGGAGAGAAAAAGAATCTTTTGTTCATAGGTATTTTTCGATGGCACATGGTCTCTCCTTATTTCTATTTTTCATGGCCATTGCTATGGCAAGCAAAGTACTTTATGATAACAACTATGAGAATATTGAAGCTACTGTTGCTATTACGTTACTATGTCTGGTGATGGCATGTATCTCATGTTTTACATATTGTAGAATAACATGTCAAAAAGAAGATGATGATTATTCTCTTTTAACAAAAGACAATGAAATGGTATTGCACTTAGCAATTGAAAATATACAACGAGAAAATGATCAAGATCAATACTATCAATGTGCTCAATTGTTAATTGAAGCGATGCCTAATTCTCAAGTTAATATTCAAAATAAAGAGGAAAATACAGCATTGCACTTAGCTGCTAAGAAAGGTCTTATAAAGACCGTTAAGCTCTTATTAGAGAAAAAAGCAAATGCTGAAATAATGACAAATAGTAAAAAAACAGCATTGCACTTAGCTATTGAAAATTCTCATTATGATTGTGCTCTGCTTTTAGCAGAGGATATAAATGTGACTAAAAGAAGCTGGAGACTTAAGCTACATAAGTTTTCAATTACTATTAAAAATAAATACGATTATTATATTAAATCGTATATAGTATGTTTAAAAGAAAAGGTTCAAGAAAAAGCTCAAGAAAGTTTTCAAGTCAAAAAATCCTGGGAAGAAGAAGTATTACTTTTGGCTATTGAACGTCAATCTAAAGGTAATTCTGATAATGAGAGATGGGTCTTAAAAAGAGAATTGATTGGTCAACTTTTAGAAATGATTGATGGGTCAAAAATTGATAAAGTGCATAATCATGTTAAAGATTATTCACAAAGAAGAGATGTACATGATGGTGATTTTGTTTTAAAAAAATTTAATAATTTCTTTCGTAAAAATGAAAAATATAGAGACAAAAATTGTTCTAAACTAAAAAAGCAAGAATCCTGGAATAAGGATTATGCTCTATACTGTTCTAATTTTTCGCTAGCTATTTTAGCAGTTTTCTTTCTAGTGGAACGAAGTTTTAATTTTAGTGAAAACGATATTTTTATCAGTATTCAAGATGTAGGAACGATTATATCTAAGATTATTGCTATAATTTCATTTTTTTTAGCAGTAAAATTATATTTTATACATAAAGAACTTGACAATCTTAGTGATTATCAAGATAAAATTAAAGAAATTAATAATCTATTGATTAAAAAAAAAGAGGCAAATACTAACTCACATATCAAAGTGCAAGATAGTAATCCCTATAAACCTGATCATAGCAATAGATGTCAAAATTCTAATCAGTTAGTATTATACTCTGATGCGGAAGAAGTATGTTCAGCACAACAGCAAAGAAAAAATTCATATACATTTTCAAAATCTGAATTATCTGCACGTAGGCCAAGAAGAGTAGTTAGTGATTGCCAGTCAGAATTAACTCCTCTTTTGCCTCTTCCTTTGCCGGTAAAAACATATAGGTCATTTCCTAACAAGTTAGATAAATTAAAACAAGCCTATCAATCGATAAAACAACCATTTATTTTAGATATAAAATCTATAAAAGAACTAAAGTACAAAAAAACTTTAAACAGAGAATTGATAAAAAATCCATCATTTAATAAGTCTACAGAAAGAGAAACGTTCTTATAA
- a CDS encoding valine--tRNA ligase: MLTEKYNFQETELKYNILWEESQIYKWCGSKDNSFAIDTPPPTISGKLHIGHIFSYCHTDFIARYQRMIGKDVFYPIGFDDNGLPTERLVEQISKVRAAEMERSEFIEICKEVSSKSRQEFKKLFQATGISYDWELEYHTIGKKAVKLSQMSFIDLYNKGYIYRKLGPILWDTIDRTAIAQAEVEDKTFPSLMHTISFFTEDNQKINIATTRPELLPACVAIFCHPEDSRYSHLISKYAITPLFQNKVPILADDKVKIEKGTGLVMCCTFGDETDVYWWRKHNLPTKTIISKSGKISDTTREIDGLSIKKAREKIVEILAAEEFLVKSEEITHSVKCAERSGAELEILLTYQWFIKVLEYKNELLAKVRECNWHPESMQKRMEIWIEGLNWDWCISRQRYFGVQLPVWYSQKKGEEGKTILPEVKDLPIDPLKDLPRGYSREEVIAEKDVMDTWATSALTPQLNALAFNEEFTVDNILFPADLRPQSHEIIRTWAFYTIVKSHYHANSIPWRNIMISGWCLAHDKKKMSKSKGNVITPDSILNIYGADVVRYWAANSRLGVDTTFSEDIFKTGKRLTTKIWNASKFVSNFMQKHQELDVSSITQTMDKWIISRLYKTTKKVTEKFEHFQYCEALDVTQRFFWDDFCDNYLEFVKKRAYGEDASREENLSAKQSLAYVLNIVLRLFAPFFPYITEEIYHKLYSYNSIHNLGNWPKIEDSIYDEKAETTGKNCVEILNAVRKLKADSNISVKCSVKKISIKAKDENCIITQSAEKDLKAVCNAEIIEWSDNLCSGLETEKFIVSIELTSV, translated from the coding sequence ATGCTTACAGAGAAATATAACTTTCAAGAGACAGAATTAAAATACAATATACTATGGGAAGAAAGTCAGATATATAAATGGTGTGGTAGCAAAGATAACAGTTTCGCTATAGACACCCCACCACCAACAATATCAGGCAAATTGCATATTGGACACATCTTTAGTTATTGCCACACAGATTTTATCGCAAGATATCAGCGCATGATAGGGAAAGATGTTTTTTACCCTATTGGTTTTGATGATAATGGCCTACCAACTGAAAGATTGGTTGAACAAATCAGTAAAGTCCGTGCAGCAGAGATGGAAAGATCAGAATTTATTGAGATATGCAAGGAAGTATCTTCTAAATCAAGACAAGAATTTAAAAAATTATTTCAAGCTACAGGTATCAGTTATGATTGGGAGCTTGAGTATCATACAATTGGCAAAAAGGCCGTGAAACTTTCACAGATGTCATTTATTGATTTGTATAATAAGGGGTATATATATAGAAAATTAGGGCCAATTCTTTGGGATACCATAGATCGGACGGCAATTGCACAAGCAGAAGTTGAGGATAAGACCTTCCCTTCTTTAATGCACACCATATCTTTTTTTACAGAAGACAATCAAAAAATCAATATTGCAACGACAAGGCCAGAACTTTTGCCTGCTTGCGTTGCGATTTTTTGTCATCCTGAAGATAGTAGATACTCTCACTTAATCAGCAAATATGCTATCACCCCCTTATTTCAAAATAAAGTACCAATTTTAGCTGATGATAAAGTCAAGATAGAAAAAGGCACAGGCCTTGTGATGTGCTGTACTTTTGGCGATGAAACTGATGTATATTGGTGGAGAAAACATAACTTACCAACAAAAACTATTATTAGCAAATCTGGTAAGATCAGTGATACTACGCGTGAAATAGATGGGCTGTCAATTAAGAAAGCTAGAGAAAAAATAGTTGAAATTTTAGCTGCAGAAGAGTTTTTAGTAAAAAGTGAAGAAATTACTCATTCAGTTAAATGTGCTGAAAGGTCTGGAGCTGAGCTTGAAATACTACTTACTTATCAATGGTTCATCAAGGTTCTTGAGTATAAGAATGAATTACTTGCTAAAGTTAGAGAGTGTAATTGGCACCCAGAGTCTATGCAAAAACGCATGGAAATATGGATAGAAGGTTTAAATTGGGACTGGTGTATCTCAAGGCAACGTTATTTTGGAGTTCAATTGCCAGTATGGTATTCTCAAAAAAAAGGTGAGGAAGGTAAAACAATTCTGCCGGAAGTAAAAGATTTACCTATTGATCCACTGAAAGATTTGCCAAGAGGTTATAGCAGAGAGGAAGTTATAGCTGAAAAAGATGTAATGGATACTTGGGCAACAAGCGCTTTAACACCACAACTTAATGCTTTAGCTTTTAATGAAGAATTTACAGTAGATAACATATTATTTCCCGCAGATTTAAGACCGCAAAGCCATGAAATAATTAGAACATGGGCTTTTTATACTATAGTTAAGTCACATTATCACGCAAATAGTATACCATGGAGAAATATTATGATCAGTGGTTGGTGTTTAGCGCATGATAAGAAAAAAATGAGTAAATCAAAAGGAAATGTAATTACGCCCGATTCAATACTTAACATTTATGGTGCAGATGTAGTGCGTTACTGGGCAGCAAATTCAAGACTTGGTGTTGATACAACGTTTTCTGAAGATATATTTAAAACTGGAAAACGTCTAACTACTAAAATCTGGAACGCAAGTAAATTTGTCTCAAATTTTATGCAAAAACACCAAGAGTTAGATGTAAGCTCTATAACGCAAACAATGGACAAATGGATAATTTCACGTCTATATAAAACTACAAAAAAAGTTACTGAAAAATTTGAGCATTTTCAGTATTGTGAAGCTCTAGATGTTACTCAAAGATTTTTTTGGGATGATTTTTGCGATAACTATTTAGAGTTCGTCAAAAAACGAGCATATGGAGAAGATGCAAGTAGAGAAGAAAATTTAAGTGCTAAGCAAAGTTTAGCTTACGTATTAAACATAGTACTACGTCTTTTTGCGCCTTTTTTTCCTTATATTACAGAAGAGATATATCATAAGTTATACAGTTATAATTCTATACATAATTTAGGAAATTGGCCTAAAATAGAAGATTCTATATATGATGAAAAAGCTGAAACAACAGGAAAAAATTGTGTAGAGATATTAAATGCAGTGAGAAAACTAAAAGCTGATAGTAATATTTCAGTTAAATGCTCAGTAAAAAAAATAAGTATAAAAGCTAAAGATGAAAATTGTATAATTACGCAATCAGCCGAAAAAGACCTAAAGGCAGTTTGCAATGCTGAAATTATCGAATGGAGTGACAATCTATGTTCAGGATTGGAAACAGAAAAGTTTATTGTAAGTATAGAGCTTACTTCCGTGTAA